A window of the Halobacterium hubeiense genome harbors these coding sequences:
- a CDS encoding TrkH family potassium uptake protein translates to MTVRVDWRASVALVGTVVKWLTVPLLAPLAVALYYGDGGLAAFVATIAVAFAAGSALERVGDPTDLGAREGFLMVALTWLAASVVGALPYLFAAHGIPGVAAATAPGSALGGPVNALFETMSGFTTTGATVMEDISFETHSHAILLWRQLTQWLGGMGIVVLAVAILPELSVGGAQLMEAEAPGPSIEKLTPRIAETARALWLAYAGITLLEVVLLYGLHRTGHAPNMGLYNAVAHGLTTMATGGFSPEARSIEAFSGIVQWVIVPFMFAAGTNFALIWQALTGDTDALFGDSEFRFYVGVVGTVTALLAGLLFTGPTLDVAVGPIAGNLEASLRHAAFQAASIVTTTGYASMDFAEWGAASQYVLFIAIFLGGSAGSTGGAVKMVRWLVILKSLKRELFVTIHPEAVEPVRLGGRALDEDAVRGIYAFTAVYFALFVGATVFVAIDATRIEESLTALEVMSSVAATLGNVGPGFGLVGPMGFYEFLPATTKLLMVGLMWVGRLEVLPVLVLLTRAYWKS, encoded by the coding sequence ATGACCGTCCGCGTGGACTGGCGGGCGAGCGTCGCGCTCGTCGGCACGGTCGTGAAGTGGCTGACCGTGCCGCTGCTGGCGCCGCTGGCGGTCGCGCTCTACTACGGCGACGGCGGGCTGGCGGCGTTCGTCGCGACCATCGCCGTCGCGTTCGCCGCGGGGTCGGCGCTCGAACGCGTCGGCGACCCGACGGACCTCGGCGCGCGCGAGGGATTCTTGATGGTCGCGCTGACGTGGCTCGCGGCGAGCGTCGTCGGCGCGCTCCCGTACCTGTTCGCCGCCCACGGCATCCCCGGTGTCGCGGCGGCGACTGCGCCCGGGTCGGCGCTCGGCGGCCCGGTGAACGCGCTGTTCGAGACGATGAGCGGGTTCACCACGACGGGGGCGACGGTGATGGAGGACATCTCCTTCGAGACGCACTCGCACGCAATCCTGCTGTGGCGCCAGCTCACCCAGTGGCTCGGCGGCATGGGCATCGTCGTGCTCGCGGTCGCCATCCTCCCCGAGCTCTCCGTGGGCGGCGCGCAACTGATGGAGGCCGAGGCGCCTGGGCCGAGCATCGAGAAGCTCACGCCCCGCATCGCGGAGACCGCGCGGGCGCTGTGGCTGGCGTACGCCGGCATCACCCTCCTCGAAGTCGTGTTGCTGTACGGCCTCCACCGCACCGGCCACGCGCCCAACATGGGCCTGTACAACGCGGTCGCGCACGGTCTCACGACGATGGCGACCGGCGGATTCAGCCCGGAGGCGCGCTCCATCGAGGCGTTCTCGGGCATCGTCCAGTGGGTCATCGTGCCGTTCATGTTCGCGGCGGGGACGAACTTCGCGCTCATCTGGCAGGCGCTGACCGGCGACACGGACGCGCTGTTCGGCGACTCGGAGTTCCGCTTCTACGTCGGCGTCGTCGGCACTGTCACCGCGCTGCTCGCGGGTCTGCTGTTCACGGGGCCGACTCTCGACGTGGCCGTCGGCCCAATCGCCGGGAACCTCGAAGCGTCGTTGCGCCACGCCGCCTTCCAGGCCGCCTCTATCGTCACCACCACGGGGTACGCGAGCATGGACTTCGCGGAGTGGGGGGCGGCCAGCCAGTACGTGCTGTTCATCGCCATCTTCCTCGGCGGGAGCGCGGGCAGCACGGGCGGCGCGGTGAAGATGGTGCGGTGGCTGGTCATCCTCAAGAGCCTCAAGCGCGAGCTGTTCGTGACCATCCACCCCGAGGCCGTCGAGCCCGTCCGGCTCGGCGGCCGCGCGCTCGACGAGGACGCCGTCCGCGGCATCTACGCGTTCACCGCGGTCTACTTCGCGCTGTTCGTCGGCGCCACCGTCTTCGTCGCCATCGACGCCACGCGCATCGAGGAGTCGCTGACCGCGCTGGAAGTGATGAGTTCGGTCGCCGCGACGCTGGGGAACGTCGGTCCCGGGTTCGGGCTCGTCGGCCCGATGGGGTTCTACGAGTTCCTCCCAGCGACCACGAAACTGCTGATGGTCGGGCTGATGTGGGTGGGTCGGCTGGAAGTGCTGCCCGTGCTCGTGTTGCTGACGCGGGCGTACTGGAAGTCCTAG
- the trkA gene encoding Trk system potassium transporter TrkA, with product MRILVVGAGEVGSSIASSLSDAHEVVVVDVDPERVESLTYSEDVLAVTGDGTDLDVLREAEVEKADVVIASTDDDETNLATCATVDTVSEAFTIARVEDTNYLDTWREHHGAFGVDFMVCTDLLAAEAIVRVVGLPTARDVDPFAGGSIQMAEFEVPEDSPLAGETVAEADRFDELTFVAVIPEGADHASVPRGDTVIEGNARVVVVGRPVSVREFARALDPESAASEVEDVVIVGGSTTGKLTAEKLVERGVSVRIVEFDEDRARELAELLPSVTVYSHDATDPEFLSREHIKDADVVIATVGSDERSLLAALLAKREGAERTIAVVEQARYVDLFETVGVDVAVNPRRVTAEEITRFTRERRAENVAIIEPGGAEVVEVEVDEDSVLAGRTIQDVMADLPAGVVVGAITRDGQYVTPRGSTVVEAGDHVVAFVQADALEEVTSKL from the coding sequence ATGCGCATTCTCGTCGTCGGCGCCGGCGAGGTCGGGTCGAGCATCGCCAGCAGTCTCTCCGACGCCCACGAGGTCGTGGTCGTCGACGTCGACCCGGAGCGCGTCGAGTCGCTGACCTACTCCGAGGACGTGCTCGCGGTCACCGGGGACGGCACCGACCTCGACGTCCTCCGCGAGGCCGAAGTCGAGAAGGCCGACGTCGTCATCGCGAGCACGGACGACGACGAGACGAACCTCGCGACGTGCGCGACCGTTGACACCGTCAGCGAGGCGTTCACCATCGCGCGCGTCGAGGATACGAACTACCTGGACACGTGGCGCGAGCACCACGGCGCGTTCGGCGTGGACTTCATGGTGTGTACGGACCTGCTGGCGGCGGAAGCCATCGTCCGCGTCGTCGGCCTGCCGACCGCCCGCGACGTCGACCCGTTCGCGGGCGGGTCGATTCAGATGGCGGAGTTCGAGGTGCCCGAGGACAGCCCGCTGGCCGGCGAGACGGTCGCGGAAGCCGACCGCTTCGACGAGCTGACGTTCGTCGCCGTCATCCCGGAGGGCGCCGACCACGCCAGCGTGCCGCGCGGGGACACCGTCATCGAGGGGAACGCCCGCGTGGTCGTCGTCGGGCGACCCGTCAGCGTCCGCGAGTTCGCGCGCGCACTCGACCCCGAAAGCGCCGCCAGCGAGGTCGAGGACGTCGTCATCGTCGGCGGCTCGACGACCGGCAAGCTCACCGCCGAGAAGCTCGTCGAGCGCGGCGTCTCGGTGCGCATCGTGGAGTTCGACGAGGACCGCGCCCGCGAGCTCGCGGAGCTTCTGCCGTCCGTGACCGTCTACTCCCACGACGCGACCGACCCCGAGTTCCTCTCCCGCGAGCACATCAAGGACGCCGACGTCGTCATCGCGACGGTCGGCAGCGACGAGCGCAGCCTGCTGGCGGCGCTGCTCGCGAAGCGCGAGGGCGCCGAGCGAACCATCGCGGTCGTCGAGCAGGCGCGCTACGTCGACCTCTTCGAGACGGTCGGCGTCGACGTCGCGGTCAACCCGCGCCGCGTCACCGCCGAGGAGATTACGCGGTTCACGCGCGAGCGCCGCGCGGAGAACGTCGCCATCATCGAACCCGGCGGCGCCGAGGTCGTCGAGGTGGAGGTCGACGAGGACAGCGTGCTCGCGGGGCGCACCATCCAGGACGTGATGGCCGACCTGCCCGCCGGCGTCGTCGTAGGCGCGATTACGCGCGACGGCCAGTACGTGACGCCGCGCGGGAGCACGGTCGTCGAGGCCGGCGACCACGTCGTCGCGTTCGTGCAAGCCGACGCGCTCGAGGAAGTCACGTCGAAACTATGA
- a CDS encoding M48 family metallopeptidase, which translates to MSVGRRLLMVLVGVAALVWHAVAAAVVLWALVVAFSADVPPTTALGVVAAVTVVLGYLNYRVGTARVLAQLHAVPLEPRSAPRAYRVLETLADRMGVEPPTLYVARMPVPNAVSLGGPGGAVVFDESLFRILSAAEFEAVLAHELAHIENRDSLVQSLSFAVGRTLVGFLAVLVLPAALLARGWNRLFAWARGRPDAASEAALHERIGRLVLVAFVALTLIVRARSRKREFAADDRAVEVTGDPLVLARALRKLQRAREPRGLLAPLSGRREEPDSQRWFSTHPAMDDRVERLRQRAEEEGVRRRR; encoded by the coding sequence ATGAGCGTCGGCCGTCGCCTCCTGATGGTGCTCGTCGGCGTCGCCGCCCTCGTCTGGCACGCCGTCGCCGCGGCGGTCGTGCTGTGGGCGCTCGTCGTCGCCTTCTCCGCGGACGTCCCGCCGACGACCGCGCTCGGCGTCGTCGCCGCCGTCACCGTCGTGCTGGGCTACCTGAACTACCGCGTCGGCACCGCTCGCGTGCTCGCGCAACTGCACGCCGTCCCGCTGGAACCCCGGAGCGCGCCGCGCGCGTACCGCGTGCTCGAAACGCTCGCGGACCGCATGGGCGTCGAGCCGCCGACGCTGTACGTCGCCCGGATGCCCGTCCCGAACGCGGTCAGCCTCGGCGGCCCCGGCGGCGCGGTCGTCTTCGACGAGTCGCTGTTCCGCATCCTCAGCGCCGCAGAGTTCGAGGCCGTGCTCGCCCACGAGCTCGCGCACATCGAGAACCGGGACAGCCTCGTGCAGTCGCTGTCGTTCGCGGTCGGGCGCACGCTCGTCGGGTTCCTCGCGGTGCTCGTGTTGCCGGCGGCGCTTTTGGCGCGCGGCTGGAACCGGCTGTTCGCGTGGGCGCGCGGCCGCCCGGACGCCGCCTCGGAGGCGGCACTGCACGAGCGCATCGGGCGGCTGGTGCTGGTCGCGTTCGTCGCGCTGACTCTGATTGTACGCGCTCGCTCGCGGAAACGGGAGTTCGCGGCCGACGACCGCGCAGTCGAGGTCACCGGCGACCCGCTCGTGCTGGCGCGCGCACTCCGGAAGCTTCAGCGAGCCCGCGAGCCACGGGGGCTACTGGCGCCGCTGTCCGGGCGTCGAGAGGAGCCGGACAGCCAGCGGTGGTTCTCCACGCACCCCGCGATGGACGACCGCGTCGAGCGGCTCCGCCAGCGGGCCGAGGAGGAGGGCGTCAGGCGCCGTCGGTGA
- a CDS encoding ABC transporter substrate-binding protein → MGEQRRPFTRRQYLKGAGAATAAGLLAGCTGSGDSDSDATTTSAGTTSGTTADSSLTASMAPVGEITLDEPPEDVFVVFPQYADMAVALGHGDAVNSIYVPEMSGTTMNHYYERLDGVSFDWEDLPDPYGDGISEEQLYSLDSDVHFLDPAYLVTQDNWSVGDADDIAANVGPWFGNFYSGTRDQPPEQYRDAYEYYTLWEVFGRVADVFGERERAEALRGVYDDLLATIEADLPPRDERPTVARATYSQGTFYTYHLNKPGYWYADTRPLGANDVFADREWSNFWGSVGYEAMLEADPDVILNLWGATPRYDMASVRESLRNSEAGGTLSAVENDRVYASGMRYQGPLMNLFQIEMTAKQLYPDVFGEWPDYEDGDHYPEIPEDERLFDRERVASIVTDGA, encoded by the coding sequence ATGGGAGAGCAACGACGGCCGTTCACGCGACGACAGTACCTCAAGGGGGCGGGCGCGGCGACCGCCGCCGGCCTGCTCGCCGGCTGCACCGGCTCCGGCGACAGCGACAGCGACGCGACGACCACGAGCGCGGGCACGACCAGCGGGACGACCGCCGACAGTTCGCTGACGGCGTCGATGGCGCCGGTCGGCGAAATCACCCTCGACGAACCGCCCGAGGACGTCTTCGTGGTGTTCCCGCAGTACGCCGACATGGCCGTCGCGCTCGGCCACGGTGACGCCGTCAACTCCATCTACGTCCCGGAGATGTCCGGGACGACGATGAACCACTACTACGAGCGCCTCGACGGCGTCTCCTTCGACTGGGAGGACCTCCCGGACCCCTACGGCGACGGCATCAGCGAGGAGCAGCTGTACAGCCTCGACAGCGACGTCCACTTCCTCGACCCCGCGTACCTCGTCACGCAGGACAACTGGTCGGTCGGGGACGCCGACGACATCGCCGCCAACGTCGGCCCGTGGTTCGGGAACTTCTACAGCGGCACCCGCGACCAGCCCCCCGAGCAGTACCGAGACGCCTACGAGTACTACACGCTCTGGGAGGTGTTCGGCCGCGTCGCCGACGTCTTCGGCGAGCGCGAGCGCGCCGAAGCGCTCCGCGGGGTCTACGACGACCTCCTCGCGACCATCGAAGCCGACCTCCCGCCGAGAGACGAGCGCCCGACGGTCGCCCGCGCGACCTACTCGCAGGGCACCTTCTACACGTACCACCTCAACAAGCCCGGCTACTGGTACGCCGACACCCGGCCGCTGGGCGCCAACGACGTCTTCGCCGACCGAGAGTGGTCGAACTTCTGGGGCTCGGTCGGCTACGAGGCGATGCTCGAAGCCGACCCCGACGTCATCCTCAACCTCTGGGGAGCGACCCCCCGCTACGACATGGCCTCGGTGCGGGAGAGCCTCCGGAACAGCGAGGCCGGCGGGACGCTGTCGGCCGTCGAGAACGACCGCGTCTACGCCTCCGGGATGCGCTACCAGGGCCCGCTGATGAACCTCTTCCAGATAGAGATGACCGCCAAGCAGCTCTACCCCGACGTCTTCGGCGAGTGGCCCGACTACGAGGACGGCGACCACTACCCCGAGATTCCCGAAGACGAGCGGCTGTTCGACCGCGAGCGCGTCGCCAGCATCGTCACCGACGGCGCCTGA
- a CDS encoding PstS family phosphate ABC transporter substrate-binding protein, with translation MAQDSTRLSDLVSRRKFIATAGAAGVATVAGCSSGGDGDNGGDTSEPTTADTGSGQETTAGEQSSEMDTSVLTGDGSSTVFPITNTGASYWNSNPEAGDGDYWPTEWADEYGTDMRLADYFASQYGYEPTGERSNPPFRVSIALSHSGTGIEGVMEGRVDIGDASASAADELPDADDSTLDDFVDHVVGVDGQPIVVSREIRDAGVESITIEELRQIYRQEITNWSELGGPDREILALGRAEGSGTDTSFRANVYGDPEAPISPDQRFGQNQQLQQAISQADNAIAYIALAFVQPDGDVPPLDLVIDGTTYSYGDNLGAAEYPLSRDLHAYTWQDTSRKEAAFINFVLSDFGQEIFVQGNDYFALPDDRLQTQREKVAPSNYE, from the coding sequence ATGGCGCAGGATTCGACGCGTCTGTCCGACCTCGTATCGCGGCGGAAATTCATCGCGACTGCCGGCGCCGCAGGCGTCGCGACGGTCGCAGGCTGTTCGAGCGGGGGCGACGGCGACAACGGGGGCGACACCAGCGAGCCGACCACCGCGGACACCGGCAGCGGCCAAGAGACGACCGCCGGCGAGCAGTCCAGCGAGATGGACACCAGCGTCCTGACCGGCGACGGCTCCTCGACGGTGTTCCCCATCACGAACACCGGCGCGAGCTACTGGAACTCCAACCCCGAGGCCGGCGACGGCGACTACTGGCCGACCGAGTGGGCCGACGAGTACGGCACCGACATGCGCCTCGCGGACTACTTCGCCAGCCAGTACGGCTACGAGCCCACCGGCGAGCGCTCGAACCCGCCGTTCCGCGTGAGCATCGCCCTCAGCCACTCCGGCACGGGCATCGAGGGCGTCATGGAGGGTCGCGTCGACATCGGGGACGCCAGCGCGTCCGCCGCCGACGAGCTCCCCGACGCCGACGACAGCACGCTCGACGACTTCGTCGACCACGTCGTCGGCGTCGACGGCCAGCCCATCGTCGTCAGCCGCGAAATCAGAGACGCCGGCGTCGAGAGCATCACCATCGAGGAGCTCCGACAGATCTACCGCCAGGAGATTACGAACTGGTCGGAGCTCGGCGGCCCGGACCGCGAGATTCTCGCGCTCGGCCGGGCCGAGGGCTCCGGGACGGACACCTCGTTCCGCGCGAACGTCTACGGCGACCCCGAAGCCCCCATCAGCCCCGACCAGCGCTTCGGTCAGAACCAGCAGCTCCAGCAGGCGATTTCGCAGGCCGACAACGCCATCGCGTACATCGCGCTGGCGTTCGTGCAGCCGGACGGCGACGTCCCGCCGCTGGACCTCGTCATCGACGGCACCACGTACTCCTACGGCGACAACCTCGGCGCGGCGGAGTACCCGCTCTCCCGCGACCTGCACGCCTACACCTGGCAGGACACCTCCCGGAAGGAAGCCGCGTTCATCAACTTCGTCCTGAGCGACTTCGGCCAGGAAATCTTCGTGCAGGGCAACGACTACTTCGCGCTGCCCGACGACCGGCTCCAGACCCAGCGCGAGAAGGTCGCGCCGTCGAACTACGAGTAA
- the pstC gene encoding phosphate ABC transporter permease subunit PstC, translated as MTQLLGRTRELPTRLRASVTRRVEATRQWAHNYRSRTQDGAIAMHALVFASVLATFLLFLAGSAWTVLPVLAFLAAMGVGWSRYQAEAAKALTFLTTVATVSILSLIVAFLLIRSEPIVAHMGLDVLTRIEQPLWTSSQGGVYSLTPMMVGTAVTTVIATLVAAPVGIAGAVFVSEIAPRRVREVVKPGIELMAGIPSITYGFIGLTILNQYFYAEFRTPTIGTYFAAGLMIGVMALPTVVTVAEDALNAVPESIKSGALAMGSTPWQTTKSVTIPAGLSGVSAGVLLGVGRAMGETMAATVMLTHTKGFPSPMFDVFSSYGETLTTVIAFEGGNASGLHMSALFAGGVVLFGMVMLLSVGSQYVEWRMHQKLGGER; from the coding sequence ATGACTCAGTTACTCGGACGAACGCGAGAGTTGCCGACGCGGCTCCGCGCGTCCGTCACGCGGCGCGTCGAAGCCACGAGACAGTGGGCGCACAACTACCGGTCCCGGACGCAGGACGGCGCCATCGCGATGCACGCGCTCGTGTTCGCGTCCGTGCTCGCGACGTTCCTGCTGTTCCTCGCCGGCTCGGCGTGGACCGTCCTCCCCGTCCTCGCGTTCCTCGCCGCGATGGGCGTCGGCTGGTCCCGCTATCAGGCCGAGGCCGCGAAGGCGCTGACGTTCCTGACGACCGTCGCGACGGTGTCGATACTCTCGCTCATCGTCGCGTTCCTGCTGATTCGGTCCGAGCCCATCGTCGCGCACATGGGACTGGACGTGCTCACGCGCATCGAACAGCCGCTGTGGACGTCCAGCCAGGGCGGCGTCTACTCGCTGACGCCGATGATGGTCGGGACCGCCGTGACGACGGTCATCGCGACGCTCGTCGCCGCGCCGGTCGGCATCGCGGGCGCGGTGTTCGTCAGCGAAATCGCGCCCCGGCGCGTCCGCGAAGTGGTCAAGCCCGGCATCGAGCTGATGGCCGGCATCCCCTCTATCACGTACGGGTTCATCGGGCTCACCATCCTCAACCAGTACTTCTACGCGGAGTTCCGGACGCCGACCATCGGGACGTACTTCGCGGCCGGCCTGATGATCGGCGTGATGGCGCTGCCGACGGTCGTCACCGTCGCCGAGGACGCGCTCAACGCCGTCCCCGAGTCCATCAAGAGCGGCGCGCTCGCGATGGGCTCGACGCCGTGGCAGACCACCAAGAGCGTCACCATCCCCGCGGGCCTCTCGGGCGTCTCCGCGGGCGTCCTGCTCGGCGTCGGCCGCGCGATGGGCGAGACGATGGCCGCGACAGTGATGCTCACGCACACGAAGGGGTTCCCGTCGCCGATGTTCGACGTGTTCTCCAGCTACGGCGAGACGCTCACGACTGTCATCGCCTTCGAGGGCGGGAACGCCAGCGGCCTCCACATGAGCGCGCTGTTCGCGGGCGGCGTCGTGCTGTTCGGGATGGTGATGTTGCTCAGCGTCGGCTCCCAGTACGTCGAGTGGCGGATGCACCAGAAGCTCGGGGGTGAGCGCTGA
- the pstA gene encoding phosphate ABC transporter permease PstA, producing the protein MSNVRRNRLVAGDSRTSALVARGVLAVSALAFLASWLVLLQWVGETTPVAGVSVLKLLGVALATAGGGLAVVGVGSRLEYFQSTPSASAGLPVGVVFGLLWAVFGGLLATRLLGNGLVVWLPVAAAFGVAGLLASVLPREDVGSTLPVAAILALLGGYVAVGGIDAGWTWEPSWSSAVFPGSELVPLLVVFGSLLSAWSAAKSREGFGAEGRQAGAYYLVGSVVFAMLGVLALLVAFIVKNGLETMLTGTSLTGGHLTLPFVGVAVPWAEFPFLMNQTGGLYVEIPGVLPAVMGTLWLVFGAVLFAVPLGIGAAVFLTEYAERGRFTQVVEVATNGLWSTPSIVFGLFGLAFLVPRISGGNSIFVGQLVLGFMLLPLVLITSREAILAVPDAHRDASAALGVTKWETIRSVVLPAAMPGTITGVILGVGRIAGETAPLLLVFGGSPYPSTYPNVLGSFAFSAQPPFVTNDALLSPASALPYQLYSTITAGQFPKEIFTDTEFGWGTALVLLGVVLALYAVGVGSRLYFRRKLHHE; encoded by the coding sequence ATGAGCAACGTCCGGCGCAACCGCCTCGTCGCCGGCGACTCGCGGACGAGCGCGCTCGTCGCCCGGGGCGTGCTCGCCGTCTCCGCGCTGGCGTTTCTCGCGTCGTGGCTGGTCCTCCTCCAGTGGGTCGGCGAAACCACGCCCGTCGCCGGCGTCTCCGTGCTGAAGCTGCTGGGCGTCGCTCTCGCGACCGCCGGCGGCGGCCTCGCGGTCGTCGGCGTCGGCTCCCGGCTCGAATACTTCCAGAGCACGCCGTCCGCGAGCGCCGGCCTCCCGGTCGGCGTCGTCTTCGGGCTGCTGTGGGCGGTTTTCGGTGGTCTCCTCGCCACGCGACTGCTCGGGAACGGGCTGGTGGTGTGGCTCCCCGTCGCCGCCGCGTTCGGCGTCGCCGGCCTGCTCGCGTCGGTGCTCCCGCGCGAGGACGTCGGCTCGACGCTCCCCGTCGCCGCGATTCTCGCGTTGCTCGGCGGCTACGTCGCCGTCGGCGGCATCGACGCCGGCTGGACGTGGGAGCCGTCGTGGTCGTCGGCCGTGTTCCCCGGGAGCGAACTCGTCCCGCTGCTCGTCGTCTTCGGCTCCCTGTTGAGCGCGTGGAGCGCCGCGAAATCCCGCGAGGGCTTCGGTGCGGAAGGCCGGCAGGCCGGTGCGTACTACCTCGTCGGCTCGGTCGTGTTCGCGATGCTCGGCGTGCTCGCGCTGTTGGTCGCGTTCATCGTGAAGAACGGCCTCGAAACGATGCTCACGGGCACGAGCCTGACGGGCGGTCACCTCACGCTCCCGTTCGTCGGAGTCGCCGTGCCGTGGGCGGAGTTCCCGTTCCTGATGAACCAGACCGGCGGCCTCTACGTCGAGATTCCCGGCGTCCTCCCCGCCGTGATGGGGACGCTGTGGCTCGTGTTCGGCGCGGTCCTGTTCGCCGTCCCGCTGGGCATCGGCGCCGCCGTCTTCCTCACCGAGTACGCCGAGCGCGGCCGGTTCACGCAGGTCGTCGAGGTCGCGACAAACGGCCTCTGGAGCACCCCGAGCATCGTCTTCGGGCTGTTCGGGCTGGCGTTCCTCGTGCCGCGCATCAGCGGCGGGAACTCCATTTTCGTCGGGCAGCTCGTGCTCGGGTTCATGCTGTTGCCGCTCGTGCTCATCACGAGCCGCGAGGCCATCCTCGCTGTTCCCGACGCGCACCGCGACGCCAGCGCCGCGCTCGGCGTCACCAAGTGGGAGACAATCCGCAGCGTCGTCCTCCCCGCGGCGATGCCCGGCACCATCACCGGCGTCATCCTCGGCGTCGGCCGCATCGCCGGCGAGACCGCGCCGCTGCTTCTGGTGTTCGGCGGGTCGCCGTACCCCTCCACCTACCCGAACGTCCTCGGGAGCTTCGCGTTCAGCGCCCAGCCGCCGTTCGTCACCAACGACGCGCTGCTGTCGCCGGCGAGCGCGCTCCCCTACCAGCTGTACTCGACGATTACCGCCGGCCAGTTCCCCAAGGAGATTTTCACCGACACCGAGTTCGGCTGGGGGACCGCGCTCGTCCTACTGGGCGTCGTCCTCGCCCTCTACGCCGTCGGCGTCGGCAGCCGGCTCTACTTCCGGAGGAAGCTACACCATGAGTGA
- the pstB gene encoding phosphate ABC transporter ATP-binding protein PstB, with protein sequence MSETEAVHEPSEPAQQLTTSGESDERVREEWTEYDFDGSAKLAVEDLDVHYGDEQALQSVSLDVPEESVTALIGPSGCGKSTFLRCLNRMNDRVKSARIDGSVRLDGEEIYTDGVNLVELRKRIGMVFQEPNPFPKSIRDNISYGPRKHGDLDTGLLARLLGRDDREDEDELVERALRRAALWDEVKDRLDDNALGLSGGQQQRLCIARCLAVDPEVILMDEPASALDPIATAKIEDLIEELAEDYTVVVVTHNMQQAARISDQTAVFLTGGELVEYGDTDRIFENPESQRVEDYITGKFG encoded by the coding sequence ATGAGTGAAACCGAAGCAGTCCACGAACCCAGCGAGCCCGCACAGCAACTGACCACCAGCGGCGAGAGCGACGAGCGCGTCCGCGAGGAGTGGACCGAGTACGACTTCGACGGCAGCGCCAAGCTCGCCGTCGAGGACCTCGACGTCCACTACGGCGACGAACAGGCGCTCCAGAGCGTCTCACTCGACGTCCCCGAGGAGAGCGTCACCGCACTCATCGGGCCGTCGGGCTGCGGGAAGTCGACGTTCCTGCGGTGCCTGAACCGCATGAACGACCGCGTGAAGAGCGCGCGCATCGACGGCTCCGTGCGCCTCGACGGCGAGGAAATCTACACGGACGGCGTCAACCTCGTGGAACTCCGCAAGCGCATCGGCATGGTGTTCCAGGAGCCCAACCCGTTCCCGAAGTCCATCCGGGACAACATCTCCTACGGCCCCCGCAAGCACGGCGACCTCGACACCGGCCTGCTCGCGCGCCTGCTCGGCCGCGACGACCGCGAGGACGAGGACGAACTCGTCGAGCGCGCGCTCAGGCGCGCGGCGCTGTGGGACGAGGTCAAAGACCGCCTCGACGACAACGCGCTCGGGCTCTCCGGCGGCCAGCAACAGCGGCTCTGCATCGCGCGGTGTCTCGCCGTCGACCCCGAGGTCATCCTGATGGACGAACCCGCTTCGGCCCTCGACCCCATCGCCACCGCGAAAATCGAGGACCTCATCGAGGAACTCGCCGAAGACTACACGGTCGTCGTCGTCACGCACAACATGCAGCAGGCCGCCCGCATCAGCGACCAGACCGCGGTGTTCCTCACGGGCGGGGAGCTCGTGGAGTACGGCGACACCGACCGGATATTCGAGAACCCCGAGAGTCAGCGCGTCGAGGACTACATCACCGGCAAGTTCGGGTGA
- the phoU gene encoding phosphate signaling complex protein PhoU, with the protein MPREEFQQSLDDLRAGVTEMGDLVLGRLDDGLDALERGDDDLARAVIDGDDDVNDRYLQLEGECIDLFALQQPVAGDLRFVAASFKILTDLERVGDLATNFGRYALATDDARRVDVDVVDVGRDARALVADALAAYAAEDVDACYEVAERDDEIDALCQAASERVVRDLIEREAGDDPWQTEALMDDVSRLLLTIRDVERVGDHAVNVAARTLYAVESDPELVY; encoded by the coding sequence GTGCCGCGAGAGGAGTTCCAGCAGTCCCTCGACGACCTCCGCGCCGGCGTCACCGAGATGGGCGACCTCGTGCTCGGTCGCCTCGACGACGGCCTCGACGCGCTCGAACGCGGCGACGACGACCTCGCGCGAGCGGTCATCGACGGCGACGACGACGTCAACGACCGCTACCTCCAGCTGGAGGGCGAGTGCATCGACCTGTTCGCGCTCCAGCAGCCCGTCGCCGGCGACCTCCGCTTCGTCGCCGCGTCGTTCAAGATTCTCACCGACCTCGAACGCGTCGGCGACCTCGCGACGAACTTCGGGCGGTACGCGCTCGCCACCGACGACGCCCGCCGCGTGGACGTGGACGTCGTCGACGTCGGCCGGGACGCCCGCGCGCTCGTCGCGGACGCCCTCGCCGCGTACGCCGCCGAAGACGTCGACGCCTGCTACGAGGTCGCCGAACGCGACGACGAGATCGACGCGCTCTGTCAGGCCGCAAGCGAGCGCGTCGTCCGCGACCTCATCGAGCGCGAAGCCGGCGACGACCCCTGGCAGACCGAAGCGCTGATGGACGACGTCTCCCGGCTTTTGCTGACGATTCGGGACGTCGAACGCGTCGGCGACCACGCGGTCAACGTCGCCGCGCGCACGCTGTACGCCGTCGAGAGCGACCCCGAACTCGTCTACTGA